The genome window GCAGCGAGAGTCAGAAGCGACCGAGTGCCGTTACGAAACTGTCGAAAAACTGCTGGCGAAGCTACCGGAGAGTGAACGCACGGTGATGATGCTCTACTATCTCAGTGAAATGAGGGCAAAGGAGATAGGCAAATCCTTAGGTGTATCGGTGAATACGGTTCGGAGTCGGCTCCATCGGGCGCGAAAGCGTTTAAAAACAGATCAAGAGCTCTTGATTCAGGAATTTCTTGGCAGTGTACAGATTACGGACTTGGAGGTTTGCATTTCTCGATGGAGACTCATCGCCAAAATGTTTTCAGAGGCGGATGCCCAAAAAAGGATTCACTCTGAAATCGAATCTCTGCTGCGGATACACCCAGAAACCCCAGAATTATTAAGCACTGCCTACTGGGGATATATGAACCTTCCTGGCCCCACAAAGAATGTCCCAAACAGTTTGTTTGATAAGATGTTGCAATACCCCAGAACCGANNNNNNNNNNNNNNNNNNNNNNNNNNNNNNNNNNNNNNNNNNNNNNNNNNNNNNNNNNNNNNNNNNNNNNNNNNNNNNNNNNNNNNNNNNNNNNNNNNNNAGCTTATCTGACAGCATTGTTAGGATTAGCTGAACGGAGCGCAGATGTCCACCAAAACAGTTTGTTTGATAAGATGTTGCAATACCCCAGAACCGAAGCTTATCTGACAGCATTGTTAGGATTAGCTGAACGGAGCGCAGATGTCCACCAAGAATGGCACTATTACCAGCGTGTCATTGATGAGTGTACCATCTCAGATGGTCCATCATCTTGGTATTGGGGGGCACACGAAAAGATGCTACGGTTAGCCGAAGAGGACCGCTCTCTGGCAAATGATGACTACCTTGATGGACTTATTGATCGATGTTTGAAAGCACATCTTGCCTATCGTAAGGAGACACAGCAGTGGTTTGGTCGGGCTTATACGGAAGCGGTTAAATATCGGCTGAAGTTTAACAACCTATTAAACAAAGCTTATGAAACTTTAGATCGTGCTGAAACCAGATTAGGGGAGGAAGAGGAACAGACGTGGCTTGTCGAACACAACAAAGGATCTGTAGAAGAAGCGTACAAGAAGATATCATGTTTGCGCGCTGAAATCTATTTTCAGCAGGAACGATGGCGAGAAGCATACGACGGACTTCTCACAAACGCACCCGATTTTTTGGAATCACTATCGGAAAGGTTCAACGAGGACATCACAAATTACTTCTATATGTTGGGACGCTCAGCAGAAGGCATAGGAGATTGGGAAACCGCCAGACGCTACTATGCCGATGCACACTTTGCGCCTACACCTCACGCCCAAGCCCGAACAGGTTTGAAACGCATCTATAACCAAACCGAACGAAGGCCTACCGATACATTTGAGGCTTTCCTCAAAGACACCGAAACGGAATACCGGATTCGGGAAGATACCGATCGCGAAAAAATCCGGCAGAGACTTATCACGAACAAATTGAACAAAAAAGCACCGGATTTTCGTCTACAAACTTTGCAAGGTGAGACCTATACGCTGTCGGCGATGTCTGGCAAAATTGTTTTGCTTGAGATTGGGAATTCGAGAACGAGAGAGCACAATAGGAAGATTTCAGAAGTCAAACTCGTCTACGAGCGATTCAGTAAAAACGATGATGTCGTCGTCTGGGGTATTAATAATGGTATAACCACTCACCAAGTGCGAAAGTTTATAGATGGACATCATCTACCCTGGCCAATCTTGCTTGATCCCCATGGAGAAGTGGGAAAGACTTATCAGATTATAGGGATCCCATGTTTTATCTTGATTGATAGAGAGGGCAATTGGCAATACAGTGGAGGTCTGGATCTCATAAACGGTCAGCCCCTAATTTGGATGATTGAAGCACTCCTCTCAGATTAGGTGATAAGGTAATGTTTCTAACACTCATTCGGCGAGAACTCCTCGACAATCTCATGACGTTCCGATTCGCGGCAGCTGTTGTGATTATGCTGTTACTTGTGGTC of Candidatus Poribacteria bacterium contains these proteins:
- a CDS encoding redoxin domain-containing protein, producing AYLTALLGLAERSADVHQNSLFDKMLQYPRTEAYLTALLGLAERSADVHQEWHYYQRVIDECTISDGPSSWYWGAHEKMLRLAEEDRSLANDDYLDGLIDRCLKAHLAYRKETQQWFGRAYTEAVKYRLKFNNLLNKAYETLDRAETRLGEEEEQTWLVEHNKGSVEEAYKKISCLRAEIYFQQERWREAYDGLLTNAPDFLESLSERFNEDITNYFYMLGRSAEGIGDWETARRYYADAHFAPTPHAQARTGLKRIYNQTERRPTDTFEAFLKDTETEYRIREDTDREKIRQRLITNKLNKKAPDFRLQTLQGETYTLSAMSGKIVLLEIGNSRTREHNRKISEVKLVYERFSKNDDVVVWGINNGITTHQVRKFIDGHHLPWPILLDPHGEVGKTYQIIGIPCFILIDREGNWQYSGGLDLINGQPLIWMIEALLSD
- a CDS encoding sigma-70 family RNA polymerase sigma factor, translated to MEREDDVQLIHRILLGDDEAFNILVRKHQKSVHALVWQKIGDFHHAEEVTQDIFLQAYKKLSTLKDPNQFAGWLYAVANRLCIDWMRKQKPATQPLDDASVKIIDNLTYEHYISEQRESEATECRYETVEKLLAKLPESERTVMMLYYLSEMRAKEIGKSLGVSVNTVRSRLHRARKRLKTDQELLIQEFLGSVQITDLEVCISRWRLIAKMFSEADAQKRIHSEIESLLRIHPETPELLSTAYWGYMNLPGPTKNVPNSLFDKMLQYPRT